Proteins from a single region of Lepus europaeus isolate LE1 chromosome 4, mLepTim1.pri, whole genome shotgun sequence:
- the LOC133757491 gene encoding endogenous retrovirus group K member 8 Gag polyprotein-like yields the protein MGQGVSMDSRQCSGALRQLLTARGVSVAEDELQGFLAAVPKYNPWFAEHSRLDRREWERVGETLKETRGRAHKDALAVWTQVTLALEPLWGAPAGPDGEQAVPGAPAAPSAPAAPAAPAAPAAPVETPLQRALREGWQDMDVEDMLAFLAVARPAPGTPVDFRMIKALRESVAENGPRAPFTISLVEAVSRFPLPPNDWFQLARACLKPWDFVLWKSEYSDQAQDQARQNKRLGVNISFDMLMGSGRYLGLAPQASMPAEAYEQIGECACRAWSALPAQGREELAGSFVKCLQGPKEPFSDFVDRLARRLRRQVGHPSVEEFLLRHLAYENANGDCRRALESLPDARTLPEMIRACQDVGTATHQAQVFAAALTEALRVCFQCGKSGHLQAQCRQPSKTAPGPRRPKPAAARKSPRRGGAGPALCPRCEKGNHWASQCRSRLHKDGRPLPERQVQGPQSPRPQSPPTLEPKTRPRQGVPASG from the exons ATGGGGCAGGGCGTGAGCATGGACAGccgccagtgctctggagctctGCGGCAGCTCTTGACGGCGCGAGGAGTCAGCGTGGCGGAAGACGAGCTCCAGGGCTTCCTGGCCGCGGTCCCCAAGTACAACCCGTGGTTCGCGGAGCACTCACGTCTAGACCGCCGCGAGTGGGAGAGGGTCGGGGAGACGTTAAAAGAGACGCGGGGCCGCGCACACAAGGACGCCCTGGCCGTGTGGACACAGGTGACCTTAGCCCTGGAGCCGCTGTGGGGGGCCCCGGCCGGCCCGGACGGAGAGCAGGCGGTGCCCGGTGCGCCCGCCGCTCCCTCTGCGCCCGCCGCGCCCGCCGCTCCCGCCGCGCCCGCCGCGCCCGTGGAGACGCCTCTGCAGAGGGCGCTGCGGGAAGGCTGGCAGGACATGGACGTGGAGGACATGCTGGCGTTCCTCGCCGTGGCGCGGCCAGCGCCCGGGACTCCTGTTGATTTCAGAATGATCAAGGCGCTGCGGGAGAGCGTGGCTGAGAACGGCCCCCGCGCCCCCTTCACCATCTCCCTGGTGGAGGCTGTGTCGCGGTTCCCGCTCCCTCCTAACGACTGGTTTCAGCTGGCGCGGGCCTGTCTCAAGCCTTGGGACTTTGTGCTTTGGAAGAGCGAATACTCGGATCAGGCTCAGGACCAAGCGAGGCAGAACAAGAGGCTAGGCGTGAACATCTCCTTCGACATGCTCATGGGGTCGGGCCGGTATCTGGGCCTGGCTCCTCAGGCCAGCATGCCGGCCGAGGCCTACGAGCAGATTGGAGAGTGTGCTTGCCGCGCCTGGTCGGCCTTGCCGGCCCAGGGACGGGAAGAGTTAGCCGGCAGCTTCGTCAAATGCCTTCAAGGCCCCAAGGAGCCGTTCTCGGACTTTGTGGACCGGCTGGCGCGGCGGTTACGGAGACAGGTGGGTCACCCCTCTGTGGAGGAGttcctgctgaggcacctggCTTACGAGAACGCCAACGGGGACTGCAGACGGGCTCTGGAGTCCCTGCCAGACGCCCGGACGCTGCCCGAGATGATCCGCGCCTGCCAGGACGTGGGCACCGCCACGCATCAGGCTCAGGTGTTCGCGGCTGCGCTCACAGAGGCTCTGCGCGTTTGTTTCCAGTGTGGGAAGAGCGGCCACCTGCAAGCCCAGTGTAGACAGCCGTCAAAGACAGCGCCCGGGCCCCGCCGGCCCAAGCCTGCTGCGGCTCGGAAGTCCCCGAGACGAGGTGGGGCAGGCCCTGCACTGTGCCCTCGCTGTGAAAAAGGAAACCACTGGGCGAGTCAGTGTAGGTCACGGCTTCACAAAGACGGACGGCCCCTTCCGGagcggcaggtgcagggcccgcaGAGCCCACGCCCGCAGAGCCCACCCACGCTGGAGCCAAAGACGCGCCCACGGCAGGGAGTGCCGGCCTCAGG GTGA